One Manihot esculenta cultivar AM560-2 chromosome 6, M.esculenta_v8, whole genome shotgun sequence DNA segment encodes these proteins:
- the LOC110617202 gene encoding flavonol 3-sulfotransferase: protein MDLVYGNMLHAVPTTVVTPQSSKNIKKMNPTLISQWNPSPRVPKIVQSRQPRGIFNALPLVHEAKEGGEANAPLTPQGKYKEIMSRFPRRDDWVLQPLYQYQGFWYFRDYLIGLLAAQENFKPQPSDIVLCTYPKTGTTWLKALAYAIVTRSRFSDSENPLLVKAPHDCVPFFEIDAARNTSNRDPQVPLVATHIPYTSLPTSISESGCKLVYLCRDPKDVLISMWHFLRGKLPEGIDKDTYINLNNSFEIFCEGIASNGPYWDHVLGYWKVSVESPEKVLFLVYEDLKKDTVSIVRKLAEFMGYPFTPEEETRGVVQEIVELCSFDSLKNLKANTSGVYSPDSPYAVRNTEFFRKGTTGDWKNYFNEEMAARLDQIIEEKLNGSGFSFLSR from the coding sequence ATGGATCTTGTTTATGGAAACATGCTACATGCAGTTCCCACCACTGTCGTGACTCCACAATCTTCaaagaatattaaaaagatGAATCCTACGTTGATCTCCCAATGGAATCCATCTCCTCGGGTTCCTAAGATTGTGCAGTCACGACAGCCACGAGGAATCTTTAATGCACTTCCCCTTGTCCATGAAGCTAAGGAAGGAGGTGAAGCAAATGCTCCACTTACCCCGCAGGGCAAGTACAAAGAGATTATGTCAAGATTTCCCAGAAGGGATGATTGGGTCCTGCAGCCTCTTTACCAGTACCAAGGCTTCTGGTACTTCCGGGATTATCTAATCGGCTTGTTGGCTGCTCAAGAAAACTTCAAGCCCCAACCTTCTGATATTGTTCTTTGTACTTATCCCAAAACTGGCACCACTTGGCTTAAGGCTTTAGCTTATGCCATTGTTACCCGCTCTAGATTCAGCGATTCTGAGAACCCATTGCTCGTCAAAGCACCACATGATTGTGTTCCCTTTTTCGAGATTGATGCTGCTAGAAACACATCCAATCGTGACCCACAAGTCCCACTTGTAGCTACTCATATTCCATATACTTCTTTGCCAACCTCCATATCAGAATCTGGTTGTAAACTTGTTTACTTGTGCAGAGACCCTAAGGACGTGCTGATATCTATGTGGCACTTTCTTAGAGGAAAGTTGCCTGAAGGAATTGACAAGGATACATACATCAATTTGAATAATTCGTTTGAGATATTTTGCGAAGGAATTGCTAGCAATGGACCCTATTGGGACCATGTGTTGGGATATTGGAAGGTAAGCGTGGAAAGCCCTGAGAAGGTGTTGTTTTTGGTCTACGAAGACTTGAAGAAGGACACTGTTTCCATCGTTAGAAAGCTGGCTGAGTTCATGGGGTATCCCTTTACCCCAGAGGAAGAGACACGAGGGGTAGTGCAAGAAATCGTGGAGTTGTGCAGTTTCGATAGTTTGAAGAACTTGAAGGCGAACACAAGCGGTGTGTATAGCCCAGATTCCCCATATGCCGTTCGAAACACTGAATTCTTCAGAAAAGGTACCACTGGAGATTGGAAGAATTATTTTAATGAAGAAATGGCTGCTCGTTTGGACCAAATAATAGAGGAAAAACTCAACGGCTCCGGCTTCTCTTTCCTTTCTCGTTAA
- the LOC110617201 gene encoding probable isoprenylcysteine alpha-carbonyl methylesterase ICMEL1 isoform X1: MPSPILPVTIKQSPKHSFLDPTPPISSPTSINPAMLLKQEIIDDPETRILISSPFDEETAISTKPLLSRSSSFVGTTTTAFTSADSYQQRRRRIVSDTSLPSLSDTGSPRQSVSREMGHAAVETFLLTRLSLKLLTYLGVGYKWIMRFLALGCYSLMLLPGFIQVGCYYFFSRQVLRSIVYGDQPRNRLDLYLPKNTDGPKPVVAFVTGGAWIIGYKAWGSLLGKQLSERDIIVACIDYRNFPQGTMSDMVKDASQGISFVCNNIAQYGGDPNRIYLMGQSAGAHIAACALVEQAIKEASEGESVTWRASQIMTYFGLSGGVFPLTFANRYNLLNLVDYFHSRGLYRSIFLGIMEGEESLERFSPEVIVQDPNLKNAVSLLPPIVLFHGTADYSIPCDASKNFAETLQRVGVRAESILYEGKTHTDVFLQDPMRGGNDQMFEDLVAIVHSGDPEAQAKDAVAPPRRRLVPELMLQVARRVSPF; encoded by the exons ATGCCTTCTCCAATCCTCCCAGTAACTATTAAACAATCGCCCAAACACTCCTTTCTCGACCCAACTCCTCCCATCTCATCACCCACCTCCATAAATCCCGCAATGTTACTAAAGCAAGAGATCATTGATGACCCAGAAACCAGGATTTTGATTTCTTCTCCTTTTGATGAAGAAACAGCTATTTCTACTAAGCCTCTTTTGTCCAGGTCTTCTAGTTTTGTAGGTACTACAACCACAGCTTTTACTTCTGCAGATTCTTATCAACAGAGACGCCGAAGGATCGTTAGTGATACTTCCCTCCCTTCCCTTTCTGATACAGGTAGTCCACGCCAATCCGTTAGTCGTGAAATGGGTCATGCCGCTGTCGAGACGTTTCTGCTTACTAGATTGAGTCTGAAGCTCTTGACATATCTAGG GGTAGGCTACAAATGGATCATGAGATTTCTTGCCCTTGGTTGTTACTCCTTGATGCTTTTGCCAGGTTTTATCCAAG TTGGATGTTACTATTTTTTCTCTAGACAGGTCCTAAGAAGTATAGTGTATGGTGATCAACCAAGAAATAG GCTTGATTTGTATTTACCAAAAAATACTGATGGGCCAAAGCCAGTTGTTGCATTTGTAACTGGTGGAGCCTGGATTATTGG TTATAAAGCATGGGGTTCTCTTCTAGGAAAACAGTTATCAGAAAGAGACATCATAGTGGCTTGTATAGATTACAG AAATTTCCCTCAGGGAACCATGAGTGACATGGTGAAGGATGCTTCTCAAGGCATCTCGTTTGTCTGCAACAACATTGCTCAATATGGAGGTGATCCTAACAG GATTTACTTAATGGGACAATCGGCTGGTGCACATATTGCTGCTTGTGCTCTCGTGGAGCAGGCAATCAAGGAGGCCAGTGAAGGAGAAAGTGTTACTTGGAGGGCTTCCCAGATTATGACTTACTTTGGTCTATCCGGAGG AGTTTTTCCTTTAACATTTGCAAACAGGTACAATTTGTTGAACCTAGTAGATTACTTCCATAGCCGTGGTTTGTACCGTTCCATCTTTCTAGG CATAATGGAAGGTGAAGAATCTTTAGAAAGATTTTCTCCTGAAGTAATTGTACAGGACCCCAACTTGAAGAATGCAGTTTCTCTCTTACCCCCTATAGTTCTTTTTCATGGTACTGCAGATTATTCCATTCCATGTGATGCCAG TAAAAATTTTGCTGAAACTCTTCAGAGAGTTGGAGTTAGAGCTGAATCAATTTTATATGAAGGGAAGACTCACACAGATGTTTTCCTTCAG GATCCAATGAGAGGAGGCAATGATCAGATGTTTGAAGACTTGGTTGCAATAGTTCATTCTGGAGATCCAGAAGCCCAGGCCAAGGATGCAGTGGCTCCTCCAAGAAGACGCCTTGTTCCTGAACTCATGCTGCAGGTGGCTCGCAGAGTCAGCCCTTTCTAA
- the LOC110617201 gene encoding probable isoprenylcysteine alpha-carbonyl methylesterase ICMEL1 isoform X3 translates to MPSPILPVTIKQSPKHSFLDPTPPISSPTSINPAMLLKQEIIDDPETRILISSPFDEETAISTKPLLSRSSSFVGSPRQSVSREMGHAAVETFLLTRLSLKLLTYLGVGYKWIMRFLALGCYSLMLLPGFIQVGCYYFFSRQVLRSIVYGDQPRNRLDLYLPKNTDGPKPVVAFVTGGAWIIGYKAWGSLLGKQLSERDIIVACIDYRNFPQGTMSDMVKDASQGISFVCNNIAQYGGDPNRIYLMGQSAGAHIAACALVEQAIKEASEGESVTWRASQIMTYFGLSGGVFPLTFANRYNLLNLVDYFHSRGLYRSIFLGIMEGEESLERFSPEVIVQDPNLKNAVSLLPPIVLFHGTADYSIPCDASKNFAETLQRVGVRAESILYEGKTHTDVFLQDPMRGGNDQMFEDLVAIVHSGDPEAQAKDAVAPPRRRLVPELMLQVARRVSPF, encoded by the exons ATGCCTTCTCCAATCCTCCCAGTAACTATTAAACAATCGCCCAAACACTCCTTTCTCGACCCAACTCCTCCCATCTCATCACCCACCTCCATAAATCCCGCAATGTTACTAAAGCAAGAGATCATTGATGACCCAGAAACCAGGATTTTGATTTCTTCTCCTTTTGATGAAGAAACAGCTATTTCTACTAAGCCTCTTTTGTCCAGGTCTTCTAGTTTTGTAG GTAGTCCACGCCAATCCGTTAGTCGTGAAATGGGTCATGCCGCTGTCGAGACGTTTCTGCTTACTAGATTGAGTCTGAAGCTCTTGACATATCTAGG GGTAGGCTACAAATGGATCATGAGATTTCTTGCCCTTGGTTGTTACTCCTTGATGCTTTTGCCAGGTTTTATCCAAG TTGGATGTTACTATTTTTTCTCTAGACAGGTCCTAAGAAGTATAGTGTATGGTGATCAACCAAGAAATAG GCTTGATTTGTATTTACCAAAAAATACTGATGGGCCAAAGCCAGTTGTTGCATTTGTAACTGGTGGAGCCTGGATTATTGG TTATAAAGCATGGGGTTCTCTTCTAGGAAAACAGTTATCAGAAAGAGACATCATAGTGGCTTGTATAGATTACAG AAATTTCCCTCAGGGAACCATGAGTGACATGGTGAAGGATGCTTCTCAAGGCATCTCGTTTGTCTGCAACAACATTGCTCAATATGGAGGTGATCCTAACAG GATTTACTTAATGGGACAATCGGCTGGTGCACATATTGCTGCTTGTGCTCTCGTGGAGCAGGCAATCAAGGAGGCCAGTGAAGGAGAAAGTGTTACTTGGAGGGCTTCCCAGATTATGACTTACTTTGGTCTATCCGGAGG AGTTTTTCCTTTAACATTTGCAAACAGGTACAATTTGTTGAACCTAGTAGATTACTTCCATAGCCGTGGTTTGTACCGTTCCATCTTTCTAGG CATAATGGAAGGTGAAGAATCTTTAGAAAGATTTTCTCCTGAAGTAATTGTACAGGACCCCAACTTGAAGAATGCAGTTTCTCTCTTACCCCCTATAGTTCTTTTTCATGGTACTGCAGATTATTCCATTCCATGTGATGCCAG TAAAAATTTTGCTGAAACTCTTCAGAGAGTTGGAGTTAGAGCTGAATCAATTTTATATGAAGGGAAGACTCACACAGATGTTTTCCTTCAG GATCCAATGAGAGGAGGCAATGATCAGATGTTTGAAGACTTGGTTGCAATAGTTCATTCTGGAGATCCAGAAGCCCAGGCCAAGGATGCAGTGGCTCCTCCAAGAAGACGCCTTGTTCCTGAACTCATGCTGCAGGTGGCTCGCAGAGTCAGCCCTTTCTAA
- the LOC110617201 gene encoding probable isoprenylcysteine alpha-carbonyl methylesterase ICMEL1 isoform X2 yields the protein MPSPILPVTIKQSPKHSFLDPTPPISSPTSINPAMLLKQEIIDDPETRILISSPFDEETAISTKPLLSRSSSFVGTTTTAFTSADSYQQRRRRIVSDTSLPSLSDTGSPRQSVSREMGHAAVETFLLTRLSLKLLTYLGVGYKWIMRFLALGCYSLMLLPGFIQVGCYYFFSRQVLRSIVYGDQPRNRLDLYLPKNTDGPKPVVAFVTGGAWIIGYKAWGSLLGKQLSERDIIVACIDYRNFPQGTMSDMVKDASQGISFVCNNIAQYGGDPNRIYLMGQSAGAHIAACALVEQAIKEASEGESVTWRASQIMTYFGLSGGYNLLNLVDYFHSRGLYRSIFLGIMEGEESLERFSPEVIVQDPNLKNAVSLLPPIVLFHGTADYSIPCDASKNFAETLQRVGVRAESILYEGKTHTDVFLQDPMRGGNDQMFEDLVAIVHSGDPEAQAKDAVAPPRRRLVPELMLQVARRVSPF from the exons ATGCCTTCTCCAATCCTCCCAGTAACTATTAAACAATCGCCCAAACACTCCTTTCTCGACCCAACTCCTCCCATCTCATCACCCACCTCCATAAATCCCGCAATGTTACTAAAGCAAGAGATCATTGATGACCCAGAAACCAGGATTTTGATTTCTTCTCCTTTTGATGAAGAAACAGCTATTTCTACTAAGCCTCTTTTGTCCAGGTCTTCTAGTTTTGTAGGTACTACAACCACAGCTTTTACTTCTGCAGATTCTTATCAACAGAGACGCCGAAGGATCGTTAGTGATACTTCCCTCCCTTCCCTTTCTGATACAGGTAGTCCACGCCAATCCGTTAGTCGTGAAATGGGTCATGCCGCTGTCGAGACGTTTCTGCTTACTAGATTGAGTCTGAAGCTCTTGACATATCTAGG GGTAGGCTACAAATGGATCATGAGATTTCTTGCCCTTGGTTGTTACTCCTTGATGCTTTTGCCAGGTTTTATCCAAG TTGGATGTTACTATTTTTTCTCTAGACAGGTCCTAAGAAGTATAGTGTATGGTGATCAACCAAGAAATAG GCTTGATTTGTATTTACCAAAAAATACTGATGGGCCAAAGCCAGTTGTTGCATTTGTAACTGGTGGAGCCTGGATTATTGG TTATAAAGCATGGGGTTCTCTTCTAGGAAAACAGTTATCAGAAAGAGACATCATAGTGGCTTGTATAGATTACAG AAATTTCCCTCAGGGAACCATGAGTGACATGGTGAAGGATGCTTCTCAAGGCATCTCGTTTGTCTGCAACAACATTGCTCAATATGGAGGTGATCCTAACAG GATTTACTTAATGGGACAATCGGCTGGTGCACATATTGCTGCTTGTGCTCTCGTGGAGCAGGCAATCAAGGAGGCCAGTGAAGGAGAAAGTGTTACTTGGAGGGCTTCCCAGATTATGACTTACTTTGGTCTATCCGGAGG GTACAATTTGTTGAACCTAGTAGATTACTTCCATAGCCGTGGTTTGTACCGTTCCATCTTTCTAGG CATAATGGAAGGTGAAGAATCTTTAGAAAGATTTTCTCCTGAAGTAATTGTACAGGACCCCAACTTGAAGAATGCAGTTTCTCTCTTACCCCCTATAGTTCTTTTTCATGGTACTGCAGATTATTCCATTCCATGTGATGCCAG TAAAAATTTTGCTGAAACTCTTCAGAGAGTTGGAGTTAGAGCTGAATCAATTTTATATGAAGGGAAGACTCACACAGATGTTTTCCTTCAG GATCCAATGAGAGGAGGCAATGATCAGATGTTTGAAGACTTGGTTGCAATAGTTCATTCTGGAGATCCAGAAGCCCAGGCCAAGGATGCAGTGGCTCCTCCAAGAAGACGCCTTGTTCCTGAACTCATGCTGCAGGTGGCTCGCAGAGTCAGCCCTTTCTAA
- the LOC110617201 gene encoding probable isoprenylcysteine alpha-carbonyl methylesterase ICMEL1 isoform X4, with translation MPSPILPVTIKQSPKHSFLDPTPPISSPTSINPAMLLKQEIIDDPETRILISSPFDEETAISTKPLLSRSSSFVGSPRQSVSREMGHAAVETFLLTRLSLKLLTYLGVGYKWIMRFLALGCYSLMLLPGFIQVGCYYFFSRQVLRSIVYGDQPRNRLDLYLPKNTDGPKPVVAFVTGGAWIIGYKAWGSLLGKQLSERDIIVACIDYRNFPQGTMSDMVKDASQGISFVCNNIAQYGGDPNRIYLMGQSAGAHIAACALVEQAIKEASEGESVTWRASQIMTYFGLSGGYNLLNLVDYFHSRGLYRSIFLGIMEGEESLERFSPEVIVQDPNLKNAVSLLPPIVLFHGTADYSIPCDASKNFAETLQRVGVRAESILYEGKTHTDVFLQDPMRGGNDQMFEDLVAIVHSGDPEAQAKDAVAPPRRRLVPELMLQVARRVSPF, from the exons ATGCCTTCTCCAATCCTCCCAGTAACTATTAAACAATCGCCCAAACACTCCTTTCTCGACCCAACTCCTCCCATCTCATCACCCACCTCCATAAATCCCGCAATGTTACTAAAGCAAGAGATCATTGATGACCCAGAAACCAGGATTTTGATTTCTTCTCCTTTTGATGAAGAAACAGCTATTTCTACTAAGCCTCTTTTGTCCAGGTCTTCTAGTTTTGTAG GTAGTCCACGCCAATCCGTTAGTCGTGAAATGGGTCATGCCGCTGTCGAGACGTTTCTGCTTACTAGATTGAGTCTGAAGCTCTTGACATATCTAGG GGTAGGCTACAAATGGATCATGAGATTTCTTGCCCTTGGTTGTTACTCCTTGATGCTTTTGCCAGGTTTTATCCAAG TTGGATGTTACTATTTTTTCTCTAGACAGGTCCTAAGAAGTATAGTGTATGGTGATCAACCAAGAAATAG GCTTGATTTGTATTTACCAAAAAATACTGATGGGCCAAAGCCAGTTGTTGCATTTGTAACTGGTGGAGCCTGGATTATTGG TTATAAAGCATGGGGTTCTCTTCTAGGAAAACAGTTATCAGAAAGAGACATCATAGTGGCTTGTATAGATTACAG AAATTTCCCTCAGGGAACCATGAGTGACATGGTGAAGGATGCTTCTCAAGGCATCTCGTTTGTCTGCAACAACATTGCTCAATATGGAGGTGATCCTAACAG GATTTACTTAATGGGACAATCGGCTGGTGCACATATTGCTGCTTGTGCTCTCGTGGAGCAGGCAATCAAGGAGGCCAGTGAAGGAGAAAGTGTTACTTGGAGGGCTTCCCAGATTATGACTTACTTTGGTCTATCCGGAGG GTACAATTTGTTGAACCTAGTAGATTACTTCCATAGCCGTGGTTTGTACCGTTCCATCTTTCTAGG CATAATGGAAGGTGAAGAATCTTTAGAAAGATTTTCTCCTGAAGTAATTGTACAGGACCCCAACTTGAAGAATGCAGTTTCTCTCTTACCCCCTATAGTTCTTTTTCATGGTACTGCAGATTATTCCATTCCATGTGATGCCAG TAAAAATTTTGCTGAAACTCTTCAGAGAGTTGGAGTTAGAGCTGAATCAATTTTATATGAAGGGAAGACTCACACAGATGTTTTCCTTCAG GATCCAATGAGAGGAGGCAATGATCAGATGTTTGAAGACTTGGTTGCAATAGTTCATTCTGGAGATCCAGAAGCCCAGGCCAAGGATGCAGTGGCTCCTCCAAGAAGACGCCTTGTTCCTGAACTCATGCTGCAGGTGGCTCGCAGAGTCAGCCCTTTCTAA
- the LOC110617201 gene encoding probable isoprenylcysteine alpha-carbonyl methylesterase ICMEL1 isoform X5 yields the protein MGHAAVETFLLTRLSLKLLTYLGVGYKWIMRFLALGCYSLMLLPGFIQVGCYYFFSRQVLRSIVYGDQPRNRLDLYLPKNTDGPKPVVAFVTGGAWIIGYKAWGSLLGKQLSERDIIVACIDYRNFPQGTMSDMVKDASQGISFVCNNIAQYGGDPNRIYLMGQSAGAHIAACALVEQAIKEASEGESVTWRASQIMTYFGLSGGVFPLTFANRYNLLNLVDYFHSRGLYRSIFLGIMEGEESLERFSPEVIVQDPNLKNAVSLLPPIVLFHGTADYSIPCDASKNFAETLQRVGVRAESILYEGKTHTDVFLQDPMRGGNDQMFEDLVAIVHSGDPEAQAKDAVAPPRRRLVPELMLQVARRVSPF from the exons ATGGGTCATGCCGCTGTCGAGACGTTTCTGCTTACTAGATTGAGTCTGAAGCTCTTGACATATCTAGG GGTAGGCTACAAATGGATCATGAGATTTCTTGCCCTTGGTTGTTACTCCTTGATGCTTTTGCCAGGTTTTATCCAAG TTGGATGTTACTATTTTTTCTCTAGACAGGTCCTAAGAAGTATAGTGTATGGTGATCAACCAAGAAATAG GCTTGATTTGTATTTACCAAAAAATACTGATGGGCCAAAGCCAGTTGTTGCATTTGTAACTGGTGGAGCCTGGATTATTGG TTATAAAGCATGGGGTTCTCTTCTAGGAAAACAGTTATCAGAAAGAGACATCATAGTGGCTTGTATAGATTACAG AAATTTCCCTCAGGGAACCATGAGTGACATGGTGAAGGATGCTTCTCAAGGCATCTCGTTTGTCTGCAACAACATTGCTCAATATGGAGGTGATCCTAACAG GATTTACTTAATGGGACAATCGGCTGGTGCACATATTGCTGCTTGTGCTCTCGTGGAGCAGGCAATCAAGGAGGCCAGTGAAGGAGAAAGTGTTACTTGGAGGGCTTCCCAGATTATGACTTACTTTGGTCTATCCGGAGG AGTTTTTCCTTTAACATTTGCAAACAGGTACAATTTGTTGAACCTAGTAGATTACTTCCATAGCCGTGGTTTGTACCGTTCCATCTTTCTAGG CATAATGGAAGGTGAAGAATCTTTAGAAAGATTTTCTCCTGAAGTAATTGTACAGGACCCCAACTTGAAGAATGCAGTTTCTCTCTTACCCCCTATAGTTCTTTTTCATGGTACTGCAGATTATTCCATTCCATGTGATGCCAG TAAAAATTTTGCTGAAACTCTTCAGAGAGTTGGAGTTAGAGCTGAATCAATTTTATATGAAGGGAAGACTCACACAGATGTTTTCCTTCAG GATCCAATGAGAGGAGGCAATGATCAGATGTTTGAAGACTTGGTTGCAATAGTTCATTCTGGAGATCCAGAAGCCCAGGCCAAGGATGCAGTGGCTCCTCCAAGAAGACGCCTTGTTCCTGAACTCATGCTGCAGGTGGCTCGCAGAGTCAGCCCTTTCTAA